Proteins from one Prevotella sp. E2-28 genomic window:
- a CDS encoding outer membrane beta-barrel protein, giving the protein MVKRLVYILLLTVMAWLVVMPLSAQGVYFGVKGGFEVVNMEFNDDVFDKSNRAGFFIGPTFVISTMVPGLSLDISGLYNQRKLKVENESINQQSILIPAHARYGASILDFGSIFLTAGPQLAFNVGPSKFYWEDAQNNGKQFALQDTKMSLDFGFGASVGHHLEAIVYYNIPIGKTGDVTWNTVGKSTKNSLSSTKTTANSWMLSVAYIF; this is encoded by the coding sequence ATGGTAAAGAGACTGGTATATATACTGCTCCTGACAGTAATGGCATGGCTGGTGGTCATGCCTTTGTCAGCTCAAGGTGTATATTTTGGAGTAAAGGGCGGATTTGAGGTCGTGAATATGGAGTTTAATGACGATGTGTTCGATAAGTCTAATCGTGCTGGCTTTTTTATTGGTCCTACCTTTGTAATTTCTACGATGGTGCCAGGATTGAGCTTGGATATCTCTGGACTTTACAATCAGCGTAAGTTGAAGGTTGAGAACGAATCGATTAATCAGCAGTCAATCCTGATTCCAGCTCATGCACGTTATGGAGCTAGTATCTTGGACTTTGGTAGTATATTCCTTACTGCAGGTCCTCAGTTGGCATTTAATGTGGGGCCTTCAAAGTTCTATTGGGAGGATGCTCAGAATAATGGTAAGCAGTTTGCTCTGCAAGATACGAAAATGTCATTAGATTTTGGTTTTGGAGCATCGGTAGGTCATCATTTGGAAGCTATCGTCTATTATAATATCCCAATAGGGAAAACGGGCGATGTTACTTGGAATACGGTAGGAAAGTCTACAAAGAATTCTCTGTCAAGTACGAAGACCACAGCAAACTCGTGGATGCTGTCGGTTGCTTATATTTTCTGA